In a single window of the Phocoena phocoena chromosome 14, mPhoPho1.1, whole genome shotgun sequence genome:
- the KLF11 gene encoding Krueppel-like factor 11, with the protein MHTPASAGSGDARAVDIMDICESILERKRHDSERSTCSILEQNDMEAVEALVCMSSWGQRSQKGDLLKIRPLTPVSDSGDVSTIVHVDAATPELPKDFHSLSTLCMTPPQSPDLLEPSTGTVVPSQVTDSKAPVVVAFPPASTGAAGVLSRRAESALPGLKAELLEPAVSPHCRATVTSVICHNGGSPASAHVPTTQTQAHQLSANAEGEAQFLGRVEAVQDTHLTDSVLSVNSASCQPCLHKSSGLSPTKDPQAGWPVAIQTCSPKNYENDLPRKATPLISVPIPSPPVLCQMIPVTGQSGMLSAFLKPPPQVSAGTVKPILPHAAPVPQPVFVGPSVPQGTVMLVLPQGALPQPATCSSSGMAIGNTKLLPLAPAPVFIASSQNCAPQVDFSRRRNYVCNFPGCQKTYFKSSHLKAHLRTHTGEKPFTCSWDGCDKKFARSDELSRHRRTHTGEKKFVCPVCDRRFMRSDHLTKHARRHMTTKKIPGWQAEVGKLNRIASAENPGSPLVHLPASA; encoded by the exons ATGCACACGCCGGCCTCCGCGGGCTCGGGCGACGCACGCGCG GTTGACATCATGGACATATGCGAGTCAATCCTGGAGAGGAAGCGGCATGACAGCGAGAGGTCTACGTGCAGCATCTTGGAGCAGAACGACATGGAAGCTGTCGAGGCTCTTGTTTGTATGAGCTCCTGGGGTCAGAGATCCCAGAAAGGGGACTTGTTAAAGATAAGACCCCTCACGCCTGTCTCTGACTCTGGGGATGTTTCCACCATTGTGCACGTGGACGCAGCCACACCCGAGTTACCAAAGGACTTCCATTCTTTATCAACTCTG tgcatgaCTCCTCCTCAGAGCCCTGACCTCCTGGAGCCGTCAACAGGGACAGTTGTTCCTTCCCAAGTAACTGATTCCAAAGCACCCGTGGTTGTGGCTTTCCCCCCAGCCTCTACTGGGGCAGCCGGAGTGCTGAGCAGGAGGGCAGAGAGCGCCCTGCCTGGTTTGAAGGCAGAGCTGCTGGAGCCAGCTGTCAGCCCTCACTGCAGGGCCACGGTGACAAGTGTCATTTGCCACAATGGGGGGAGTCCTGCTTCTGCCCACGTTCCTACCACCCAGACTCAAGCACACCAACTTTCGGCCAACGCGGAAGGAGAAGCGCAGTTTTTGGGGCGTGTTGAAGCTGTGCAGGACACACACCTCACAGACAGTGTGCTCAGCGTTAACTCAGCGTCCTGTCAGCCTTGTTTGCACAAGTCCAGTGGCCTGAGCCCCACCAAAGACCCGCAGGCAGGGTGGCCCGTTGCAATTCAGACCTGCTCACCAAAGAATTATGAAAATGACTTGCCAAGGAAAGCCACCCCTCTGATTTCTGTCCCCATTCCTAGTCCCCCTGTCCTTTGCCAAATGATCCCTGTGACTGGACAAAGTGGCATGTTATCAGCTTTTTTGAAGCCACCTCCCCAAGTGTCTGCAGGGACTGTCAAACCCATCTTACCCCACGCTGCTCCAGTGCCCCAGCCTGTGTTCGTGGGACCGTCTGTGCCTCAGGGAACTGTGATGTTGGTTCTGCCCCAGGGGGCCCTCCCGCAGCCTGCCACGTGTTCGTCGAGTGGAATGGCTATTGGGAATACCAAGTTACTGCCCCTTGCCCCTgctccagtgttcattgcatcCAGTCAGAACTGCGCCCCTCAGGTAGACTTTTCCCGAAGGAGGAACTATGTTTGCAACTTCCCAGGCTGCCAGAAAACCTACTTCAAAAGTTCCCACCTCAAGGCTCATCTTCGCACTCACACAG GAGAGAAACCTTTCACCTGTAGCTGGGATGGCTGTGATAAAAAATTTGCTCGTTCAGATGAACTCTCTCGCCACCGCAGAACTCACACTGGGGAGAAGAAGTTTGTATGCCCAGTGTGTGATCGGCGTTTCATGCGCAGCGACCACTTGACAAAGCATGCCCGGCGCCATATGACCACCAAGAAGATCCCTGGCTGGCAGGCGGAGGTTGGCAAACTGAACAGAATTGCTTCAGCAGAGAATCCTGGGAGCCCGCTGGTGCACCTGCCGGCCTCTGCGTGA